One genomic window of Candidatus Pseudobacter hemicellulosilyticus includes the following:
- a CDS encoding serine hydrolase: MKPLLAVLLLLVTSSLTAQPKTDPWLRQLVRQRASPFLQQVLDQPETFQYQVIYTRINRDAQNRPHFTNFYLNVDRRRYFNPASTVKLPTALLALEKINSLRKYGVNKFTTMLTDSSYSGQELVSWDSTSADGYPSVAHYIRKIFLVSDNDAYNRLYELVGQRTLNRRLWGMGYKDARITRRFVPLSADQNRHTNAIRFVRNKELLCRLPPAFNRDSFDFSRTDTIGKAHYNRNDSLVLAPMDFSTHNRLPLEDLQQILQAVLFPAATPLAKRFRLQQSDYRFLRQYMSQLPSESSNPTFDTTEFFDSYTKFFNWRADSSRIPGSMRSFNKAGWAYGFLTDAAYVVDLQQGVEFMVSAVIYVNKDGVLNDNKYEYEETGYPFFREIGDIIYQYELGRSRPVKPNLSAFRFNYSNDQEPRR; this comes from the coding sequence ATGAAACCATTGCTCGCTGTATTGTTGCTGTTAGTGACCAGCTCATTGACTGCCCAGCCAAAGACTGATCCCTGGCTCCGGCAACTGGTCCGGCAGCGGGCCTCTCCCTTTCTGCAACAGGTGCTTGACCAGCCGGAGACGTTTCAATACCAGGTCATTTATACAAGGATCAACAGAGATGCCCAGAACCGCCCGCACTTCACTAATTTTTACCTCAATGTGGACCGCAGGCGGTATTTCAATCCTGCTTCCACCGTCAAGTTGCCCACTGCTTTGCTGGCGCTGGAGAAGATCAACAGCCTCCGGAAATACGGTGTCAATAAATTCACTACCATGCTGACCGACAGCAGCTACAGCGGGCAGGAGCTGGTCAGCTGGGACAGCACTTCTGCCGACGGCTATCCGTCGGTAGCCCACTATATCCGCAAGATCTTCCTGGTCAGTGACAACGATGCCTATAACCGGCTGTATGAACTGGTGGGGCAGCGGACCCTCAACAGGCGCTTATGGGGAATGGGCTATAAAGATGCCCGGATCACCCGGCGCTTTGTGCCCCTCAGCGCCGACCAGAACCGCCATACCAATGCCATCCGGTTTGTCCGCAACAAAGAACTGCTCTGCCGGCTGCCGCCTGCTTTCAACAGGGACAGTTTTGATTTCAGCAGGACGGATACCATCGGCAAGGCGCATTATAACCGGAACGATAGCCTGGTGCTGGCGCCCATGGATTTTTCCACCCATAATCGCTTACCCCTGGAAGATTTGCAGCAGATCCTCCAGGCCGTCCTGTTCCCCGCAGCTACCCCGCTGGCCAAACGCTTCCGGCTGCAGCAATCCGACTACCGCTTCCTGCGGCAGTACATGTCACAGCTTCCTTCCGAAAGCAGCAACCCCACTTTTGATACCACCGAGTTCTTCGACAGCTATACCAAATTCTTTAACTGGCGGGCGGACAGTTCCAGGATACCGGGTTCCATGCGCTCTTTCAACAAGGCTGGCTGGGCCTACGGCTTCCTGACAGATGCTGCTTATGTAGTGGATCTTCAACAGGGTGTGGAATTCATGGTGAGCGCCGTGATCTACGTGAACAAGGATGGCGTACTGAACGACAATAAATACGAGTACGAGGAAACCGGTTATCCCTTCTTTCGTGAAATTGGTGACATCATCTACCAGTATGAACTGGGCAGGTCCCGTCCTGTAAAGCCCAACCTGTCAGCATTCCGCTTCAATTATTCTAACGACCAGGAACCACGCCGTTAA
- a CDS encoding fumarylacetoacetate hydrolase family protein produces the protein MKLVSYLRDHQDRLALLVDGLLYDAENLHPELPQNMSMLLHYWEDFIPMAKGCEIMIREGKISSDRAIPFDAAPLLAPVPFPASCRDGYAFRQHVEAARRNRKVAMIPEFDQYPILYFTNHLAVQGPGEIVCMPDHFEKLDFELEAAIVICKQGRNIRAEEADQYIGGLMIMNDMSARRLQMEEMLLNLGPAKGKDFSTVIGPCIVTLDELEQYEIPAKVGHTGKSWNLRMQCRVNGQQVSEGNIGDMDWTFAEIIERASYGVTLHPGEVIGSGTVGTGCFLELNGTGKLNDPNYTEQWLQEGDVVELEIDGIGVLSNTIVREDDDFSILARKKNS, from the coding sequence ATGAAATTGGTGTCTTATTTACGGGATCATCAGGATCGCCTGGCCTTACTGGTCGATGGATTATTGTACGATGCAGAAAACCTGCACCCCGAGCTGCCGCAGAATATGAGCATGCTCCTGCATTACTGGGAAGATTTTATCCCTATGGCAAAGGGCTGCGAGATCATGATCAGAGAAGGAAAGATCTCTTCCGACAGGGCAATTCCTTTTGACGCAGCACCGTTGCTGGCGCCTGTTCCCTTCCCTGCTTCCTGCAGGGACGGATATGCGTTCAGGCAACACGTTGAAGCGGCTCGTCGCAACCGTAAAGTAGCCATGATCCCGGAATTTGACCAGTATCCCATTCTTTATTTCACCAATCACCTCGCTGTACAGGGCCCTGGCGAAATTGTCTGCATGCCCGATCATTTTGAAAAGCTCGATTTTGAACTGGAAGCTGCCATTGTGATCTGCAAACAGGGCCGGAATATCCGGGCTGAAGAAGCTGACCAATATATCGGCGGCCTCATGATCATGAATGATATGAGCGCCCGCAGGTTGCAGATGGAAGAAATGCTGCTGAACCTGGGACCGGCCAAGGGCAAGGATTTCAGCACTGTCATCGGCCCCTGCATTGTGACCCTGGATGAGCTGGAGCAATATGAGATACCCGCCAAAGTGGGCCATACCGGCAAAAGCTGGAACCTGCGCATGCAATGCCGGGTGAATGGTCAGCAGGTAAGTGAAGGTAATATTGGCGATATGGACTGGACCTTTGCCGAGATCATTGAACGCGCTTCCTATGGCGTTACCCTGCACCCCGGCGAAGTGATCGGCAGCGGTACCGTAGGCACCGGCTGTTTCCTGGAACTGAACGGTACCGGCAAGCTCAATGACCCCAACTATACCGAACAATGGTTGCAGGAAGGAGATGTAGTGGAACTGGAGATTGATGGCATCGGCGTACTCAGCAATACCATTGTCCGGGAAGATGATGATTTTTCCATACTGGCCAGAAAGAAAAACAGCTAA
- a CDS encoding TIGR02757 family protein: protein MPATTRRLAEFLNRKAAEYNRPSFIKDDPISIPHLFTRKQDIEIAGLFAAIFAWGNRTTIIRKTTELMQLMDNAPHQFVMDSAPRKLKALEVFKHRTFNTTDLYYFIEFLQHHYTQHESLEAAFTKGMQPGDTDVENALTGFYEHFFSLEAVPARTRKHIATPARKSSCKRLNMYLRWMVRKDNNGVDLGIWNTISMAQLVCPIDLHVARVAKRFGLLQRPQADWLAAQELTGYLRKLDPDDPARYDFALFGLGVVEKF, encoded by the coding sequence ATGCCCGCTACTACCAGGAGATTGGCTGAATTCCTGAACAGGAAAGCCGCTGAATATAACCGGCCTTCCTTTATCAAGGATGATCCCATTTCAATTCCGCACCTGTTCACCCGTAAACAGGATATTGAGATCGCCGGCCTGTTTGCCGCCATCTTTGCCTGGGGCAACAGGACCACTATTATCCGCAAGACCACGGAGCTGATGCAGCTGATGGATAATGCGCCGCACCAGTTTGTGATGGACAGTGCTCCCCGCAAGCTGAAAGCGCTGGAGGTCTTCAAACACCGCACCTTTAATACTACGGACCTCTATTATTTCATAGAATTCCTCCAGCACCATTACACGCAGCACGAGAGCCTGGAAGCGGCTTTCACCAAAGGCATGCAGCCCGGAGATACAGATGTGGAGAACGCCCTCACCGGCTTCTATGAACATTTCTTTTCCCTGGAAGCCGTGCCTGCCCGGACCCGGAAGCATATTGCCACGCCGGCCCGCAAATCTTCCTGCAAAAGACTCAATATGTACCTGCGCTGGATGGTCCGCAAGGACAATAACGGCGTTGATCTTGGTATCTGGAATACCATCAGCATGGCGCAGCTGGTTTGCCCCATTGACCTGCATGTGGCCCGCGTAGCCAAAAGATTTGGCCTGCTGCAACGGCCCCAGGCAGACTGGCTGGCAGCGCAGGAGCTGACCGGTTATCTCCGTAAGCTGGATCCTGACGATCCGGCCAGGTATGATTTTGCGTTGTTTGGCCTGGGCGTAGTAGAAAAATTTTAA
- a CDS encoding outer membrane beta-barrel protein has protein sequence MSLLYLLLTATLHAQKRPTGTLKGTVVDSLLRQPVEAATVSVFEVADSSLVGYALTNRRGEFLIKDVPLDADCEMLISFSDMHPYIRRFSVPADKKELNLGLIRLRSGYKQLEEVMVVGQRPPMLLKKDTLEFNAGSFKTAPDALLEDLLKQLPGVELDKDGNILVNGKKVNKITIDGKDFFGNDPLVALKNLPRNIIDKIQVADDKTKQNQFNKLTTGNEDKVINLTLKKDQKQGVFGRLMGALGSEERYEAGASLNFFDDKRQANFIANANNTNRSFGGGNFSISNAQSSFGGGSSGRTESKAAGLNFSNVFNPRLTMTGSYFYNSGAVSNTTRLQRENILPDTSFLYRSATSNGSNNRSQRVHTNMDFRPDSLTSMYLNAFYNNTSGTSASSNQASSLSMKGDTINTSANDVFSQTRNNGVGADLFMGRRLRKEGRGISLSLNMNYDKQNLEDRNIGKNEYFKTDGPNTADSINQRGIGNNLNQSIGISFSYSEPVSKALTLLFRYNYRSSNNRSDKVTNRYNALTGEYDIRDSLYSTAFRNNTETHNPDLNIVYSGKGKIRSNAGLGVQWLTQENFTVGKADLAQQYMSIFPSASFAYQLSRTSELGINYNGSNQQPSLQQLQPVPDNSNPLYVQLGNADLRPSFFHNVNISFRKASAQNYWYGSGSFSTTSNMIVNETYFDSVGRQVSRPLNVNGNYNMSANATYSKTWKISDWSLRWNATLAGNFSQNIVFTNKVRNNSKTYGLSSRTGMSVTYKELFTMMPAYNIQFSDTRYSIQDAADAQTINHQLTVDVFTNWPKRLIVENNIQYSYNSRIAPGFRKGVTMWNAAVNYQLFKKKQGILRFAVYDVLKQSTNVSRTVTQTYIQDMQTEVLQRYCLLSFIYNLRKFGSGL, from the coding sequence ATGTCGTTGTTGTACTTATTGCTTACTGCCACCCTCCACGCGCAGAAGAGACCAACTGGTACCCTCAAAGGAACAGTAGTGGACTCCCTGCTCCGGCAGCCGGTAGAAGCCGCCACTGTATCCGTCTTCGAAGTGGCAGATTCCTCCCTTGTAGGCTACGCCCTCACCAACAGAAGAGGCGAATTCCTGATCAAAGATGTTCCGCTGGATGCGGACTGTGAAATGCTGATCTCCTTCAGTGATATGCATCCCTATATCCGGCGCTTTTCCGTGCCGGCCGATAAAAAGGAACTCAACCTGGGCCTTATCCGGCTCCGCAGCGGGTACAAACAACTGGAAGAAGTGATGGTGGTAGGCCAGCGGCCGCCCATGCTGCTCAAAAAAGATACCCTGGAATTCAATGCCGGCTCTTTTAAAACAGCGCCTGACGCCCTGCTGGAAGACCTGCTGAAACAGTTGCCGGGCGTGGAACTGGATAAGGATGGTAATATCCTGGTCAACGGAAAAAAAGTGAACAAGATAACTATTGACGGGAAGGATTTTTTTGGCAACGATCCCCTGGTAGCCCTGAAGAACCTGCCGCGCAATATCATTGACAAGATCCAGGTGGCGGACGACAAAACAAAGCAGAACCAGTTCAATAAGCTCACCACCGGCAATGAAGATAAAGTGATCAACCTGACACTGAAAAAAGACCAGAAGCAGGGCGTCTTCGGCAGGCTGATGGGCGCCCTGGGTTCAGAAGAACGCTATGAGGCCGGCGCCAGCCTCAATTTTTTTGATGATAAAAGACAGGCCAATTTCATTGCCAATGCCAATAATACCAACCGCAGTTTTGGTGGCGGCAACTTCAGCATCAGTAACGCCCAGAGTAGTTTTGGCGGAGGGAGTTCAGGACGGACCGAATCCAAAGCAGCAGGTCTGAACTTCAGCAATGTATTCAATCCGCGGCTGACCATGACCGGCAGCTATTTTTATAATTCGGGCGCTGTGTCCAATACCACCCGTTTGCAGCGGGAGAACATTTTACCCGATACCAGTTTCCTGTACCGTTCTGCCACCAGCAATGGCAGTAACAATCGCAGCCAGCGCGTACATACCAATATGGACTTCCGGCCTGATTCCCTGACCAGCATGTACCTGAATGCTTTCTACAACAATACTTCCGGTACCAGCGCCAGCAGCAACCAGGCTTCCTCCCTCAGCATGAAGGGGGATACCATCAATACCAGCGCCAATGATGTGTTCAGCCAGACGCGTAACAATGGCGTAGGCGCCGACCTGTTCATGGGGCGAAGGCTGCGGAAAGAAGGCCGCGGCATCTCCCTTAGCCTGAATATGAACTATGATAAGCAGAACCTGGAAGACAGGAATATCGGGAAGAACGAATATTTTAAAACGGATGGACCCAATACGGCGGACAGTATCAACCAGCGGGGGATTGGTAATAATTTGAACCAGTCCATTGGTATTTCTTTCAGCTATTCCGAGCCGGTCAGCAAAGCGCTGACCCTCCTGTTCCGGTACAATTACCGCAGCAGCAATAACCGCTCTGATAAGGTCACTAACCGCTACAATGCCCTTACCGGCGAATATGATATCCGCGATAGCCTGTACAGTACCGCCTTTCGCAACAATACAGAAACGCATAACCCGGACCTGAATATCGTGTACAGCGGCAAAGGCAAGATCCGCTCCAATGCCGGGCTGGGCGTACAGTGGCTGACGCAGGAGAATTTTACGGTTGGCAAGGCCGACCTGGCCCAGCAATACATGAGCATATTTCCTTCCGCTTCTTTTGCCTACCAGCTTAGCCGTACCTCGGAACTCGGCATCAATTACAATGGCAGCAACCAGCAGCCCTCCCTGCAGCAGCTGCAGCCGGTGCCGGACAACAGCAATCCCCTGTATGTTCAACTGGGTAACGCTGATCTGCGGCCTTCCTTCTTTCATAATGTCAATATCTCGTTCAGGAAGGCCAGCGCCCAGAATTACTGGTATGGCAGCGGCAGCTTTTCCACTACCAGCAATATGATTGTGAATGAAACATATTTTGACAGTGTGGGCCGGCAGGTGAGCAGACCGCTGAACGTGAACGGCAATTACAATATGAGCGCCAACGCCACTTACAGTAAGACCTGGAAGATCAGTGACTGGTCCCTGCGCTGGAATGCAACCCTGGCGGGCAATTTCAGCCAGAATATCGTGTTCACCAATAAGGTGCGCAACAACTCAAAAACGTATGGGCTTTCTTCCCGTACAGGCATGAGCGTCACCTATAAGGAGCTGTTCACCATGATGCCTGCCTACAATATCCAGTTCAGTGATACCCGCTATTCCATCCAGGATGCGGCCGATGCGCAAACCATCAATCACCAGCTGACCGTGGATGTATTCACCAACTGGCCTAAACGCCTTATTGTAGAGAACAATATCCAGTATAGCTATAACAGCCGCATTGCACCCGGATTCCGTAAAGGCGTTACTATGTGGAATGCCGCTGTCAACTACCAGTTGTTCAAAAAGAAACAGGGTATCCTGCGTTTTGCAGTCTATGACGTGCTGAAGCAAAGCACCAATGTCTCGCGCACGGTAACCCAAACGTATATCCAGGATATGCAGACGGAAGTATTGCAGCGATATTGCCTGCTGAGCTTTATCTATAACCTCCGGAAGTTTGGCAGCGGTCTCTGA
- a CDS encoding sterol desaturase family protein — translation MKFEKIHNKGQARLFNNRFLEMLTKTHPLFIWGMYLPVFVGMPWYAVSRLGYPGWRMALIYLGGMFFWTFFEYIMHRYIFHMIADSQRAQKFIYIMHGNHHHYPRDRERLFMPPVPSLIIASAIFGIMYLIMRNNAFMFFPGFILGYLMYGSMHYAIHAWNPPFKWMKPLWRNHHLHHYKDEHKGYGVSTTIWDRVFGTMFDLKKEREDKEKVQELMFKN, via the coding sequence ATGAAGTTTGAAAAGATCCACAACAAAGGACAGGCCCGGCTATTCAATAACCGGTTCCTGGAAATGCTCACCAAGACCCATCCGTTATTCATCTGGGGGATGTACCTGCCGGTATTTGTGGGCATGCCCTGGTATGCCGTCAGCAGACTGGGCTATCCCGGCTGGCGGATGGCCCTCATCTATCTGGGCGGTATGTTCTTCTGGACCTTCTTTGAGTATATCATGCATCGTTATATCTTCCACATGATAGCTGACAGCCAGCGGGCGCAGAAGTTCATTTATATCATGCATGGCAACCACCACCATTACCCGCGGGACAGGGAACGCCTGTTCATGCCGCCGGTACCCAGCCTGATCATTGCTTCCGCCATCTTCGGCATTATGTACCTGATCATGCGGAACAATGCCTTCATGTTCTTCCCCGGGTTTATCCTGGGTTACCTGATGTATGGCAGCATGCACTATGCTATCCATGCCTGGAACCCGCCTTTTAAATGGATGAAACCCCTGTGGCGCAATCACCACCTGCATCATTACAAGGATGAGCACAAGGGATACGGTGTCAGCACTACTATCTGGGACCGTGTGTTTGGTACCATGTTTGATCTGAAGAAGGAAAGAGAAGACAAGGAAAAGGTGCAGGAACTGATGTTCAAAAATTAG
- a CDS encoding GNAT family N-acetyltransferase, producing MNAIEVHDTRTAREFIELPAQFYRNDKNWICPLQDDVEAVFDPVRNVFFTHGECTRWLLRNDAGETIGRIAAFINKEKAHKNVQPTGGVGFFECINDQQAAFFLFDTAKAWLQARGMEAMDGPINFGENDKFWGLLVEGFKPPSLGMNYNPPYYVPFFEQYGFRKQYDQLTNFLDATVPLPERFTKIADWVMRKPGYSFKHFDKKQFDKFAADFQEIYNDAWSNFENFTQIEMGTIKESFRQMQAIMDEKIIWFAYYNEEPIAFVLCLPDVNQILRHVNGKLDLWGKLKFLWYKNTTTIERLRIIIMGCKKKYQNHGVESALIRCLQIEVLPRNTIKGVELAWVGDFNDKMLAIHEATGAKKDKVHRTYRCVFGKAS from the coding sequence ATGAACGCCATAGAGGTACATGACACCCGTACAGCCCGCGAATTCATTGAGCTGCCGGCCCAATTTTACAGGAACGACAAAAACTGGATCTGCCCCCTGCAGGATGATGTTGAGGCGGTATTTGACCCCGTACGGAATGTTTTTTTTACCCATGGCGAATGCACCCGCTGGCTCCTGCGCAATGATGCCGGGGAAACCATTGGTCGCATAGCGGCTTTTATTAATAAAGAAAAAGCCCATAAGAATGTACAACCCACCGGCGGCGTGGGCTTTTTTGAATGCATTAACGACCAGCAGGCTGCCTTTTTCCTCTTTGATACCGCCAAAGCCTGGCTGCAGGCCCGGGGCATGGAGGCCATGGACGGCCCCATTAACTTTGGAGAGAATGATAAATTCTGGGGACTGCTGGTAGAAGGCTTTAAACCGCCCAGCCTGGGAATGAACTATAACCCGCCCTATTACGTACCCTTTTTTGAGCAATACGGTTTCCGCAAACAATATGACCAGCTGACCAATTTCCTGGATGCCACTGTGCCCTTACCGGAACGGTTCACCAAAATTGCCGACTGGGTCATGCGCAAACCGGGTTACTCTTTTAAACATTTCGATAAAAAGCAATTTGATAAGTTCGCTGCTGATTTCCAGGAGATCTACAATGATGCCTGGAGCAACTTTGAGAATTTTACCCAGATAGAGATGGGCACTATCAAGGAATCCTTCCGCCAGATGCAGGCCATCATGGACGAAAAGATCATCTGGTTTGCCTATTACAATGAAGAACCTATTGCTTTTGTACTCTGTTTACCGGATGTGAACCAGATCCTCAGGCATGTGAATGGTAAACTGGACCTCTGGGGCAAGCTTAAATTCCTCTGGTATAAGAACACCACAACTATTGAACGCCTGCGCATTATTATCATGGGCTGTAAAAAGAAATACCAGAACCATGGCGTTGAATCAGCCCTGATCCGCTGTTTGCAGATTGAGGTATTACCCCGCAATACCATCAAAGGCGTGGAACTGGCCTGGGTAGGTGATTTCAATGATAAGATGCTGGCCATCCATGAAGCCACCGGCGCCAAAAAAGATAAAGTACACCGCACCTATCGTTGCGTGTTCGGAAAGGCCAGCTAA
- a CDS encoding flavin reductase family protein: MILDLQQLSPAERQQYLQHAIAPRPICFASTIDRAGQVNLSPFSFFNLFSSNPPIVIFSPARRVRDNTTKHTLQNLQEVPEVVINIVDYAMVQQTSLASCEFPREVNEFSKSGFTPEPATLVQPPMVKESRIKMECRVQEIKSLGTEGGAGNLVICEVLRMHIDDSLLNAKKGIDQRKLQLVARLGGDWYCKVDETNLFQVEKPNIKLGIGVDALPEPIRQSSILTGNHLGQLGNVHEMPVIDPAFADDNLRNIFQYYSVNPEEMEKELHRYAQQLLDAGKVTEAWQVLLANN; the protein is encoded by the coding sequence ATGATACTCGACCTGCAACAACTCAGCCCGGCGGAAAGACAGCAGTACCTGCAACATGCCATTGCTCCCCGCCCTATCTGTTTTGCCAGTACCATTGACCGGGCAGGTCAGGTGAACCTGAGCCCTTTCAGCTTTTTCAACCTCTTCTCTTCCAACCCGCCTATCGTGATCTTTTCACCGGCCAGGCGGGTGCGCGATAATACCACCAAGCATACCCTGCAGAATTTGCAGGAGGTGCCGGAGGTAGTGATCAATATTGTGGACTATGCCATGGTGCAGCAGACCAGCCTGGCCAGCTGCGAATTCCCCAGGGAAGTGAACGAATTCAGTAAGTCGGGCTTTACACCCGAGCCGGCAACACTTGTTCAACCGCCCATGGTAAAGGAAAGCAGGATCAAAATGGAATGCCGGGTGCAGGAGATCAAATCCCTGGGCACCGAAGGCGGGGCCGGCAACCTGGTGATCTGCGAAGTGCTGCGTATGCATATTGACGATAGCCTGCTCAATGCGAAAAAAGGCATTGACCAGCGCAAGCTGCAACTGGTGGCCCGGCTTGGGGGCGACTGGTACTGCAAAGTGGATGAAACCAACCTGTTCCAGGTGGAGAAGCCCAATATTAAATTAGGTATCGGCGTGGACGCCCTGCCTGAGCCCATCCGCCAGAGCAGCATCCTCACAGGCAATCACCTCGGACAGTTGGGCAACGTGCATGAAATGCCGGTTATTGATCCCGCCTTTGCCGATGACAACCTCAGGAATATTTTCCAGTATTATTCCGTGAACCCGGAAGAAATGGAAAAAGAGCTGCACCGCTATGCACAGCAATTACTGGATGCCGGCAAGGTGACAGAAGCCTGGCAGGTTCTGCTGGCCAATAATTAA
- a CDS encoding cystathionine gamma-synthase — MKIATKFIHAGAEPDPSTGAIMTPIYQTSTFVQEAPGKNQGYEYARSQNPTRTALESALAQIENGQYGLAFSSGVAATDAVLKLLQPGDEVIAGNDMYGGTYRLFTKIFEKFGIRFKYVDQGNAENIRAAISPATRLIWTETPTNPLLNVTDIAAVTAIGKEHKVLVCVDNTFASPYLQNPLDLGADIVMHSSTKYLGGHSDVIQGALMMNDQSLRDQLYFIQKSCGAVPGPMDCFLVLRGIKTLHVRMQRHCENGEKIAHFLRNHPRVGKVYWCGFPDHAGYAIAQKQMRGFGGMMSFTLKDDSVETAMKLLSSTHLFSLAESLGGVESLINHPASMTHASIPREERIRNGLSDSLIRLSVGIEDADDLIEDLRQAIEK, encoded by the coding sequence ATGAAGATCGCCACTAAATTTATACATGCCGGCGCAGAGCCGGATCCTTCTACCGGAGCTATTATGACGCCTATCTACCAGACTTCCACTTTTGTACAGGAAGCTCCTGGCAAGAACCAGGGGTATGAATACGCCCGCTCTCAGAATCCTACCCGTACAGCGCTTGAATCCGCACTGGCCCAGATAGAGAACGGACAATACGGTCTGGCTTTCAGCAGTGGCGTAGCTGCTACAGATGCAGTGCTCAAACTATTACAGCCCGGTGATGAAGTGATTGCCGGTAATGATATGTACGGCGGCACTTACCGCCTCTTCACCAAAATATTTGAGAAGTTCGGGATCCGCTTCAAATACGTGGACCAGGGCAATGCGGAAAATATACGCGCCGCTATCAGCCCCGCTACCCGCCTGATCTGGACCGAAACACCTACCAACCCCCTGCTGAATGTGACCGATATTGCTGCTGTCACCGCTATCGGCAAAGAACATAAAGTACTGGTTTGCGTAGACAATACATTTGCCTCTCCGTACCTGCAAAACCCGCTGGACCTGGGCGCAGACATTGTGATGCACTCCTCCACCAAGTACCTGGGCGGTCATAGTGATGTGATCCAGGGCGCCCTGATGATGAACGACCAGTCCCTGCGTGACCAGCTTTATTTCATCCAGAAAAGCTGCGGCGCAGTACCCGGACCAATGGACTGCTTCCTGGTACTGCGCGGGATCAAGACCCTGCATGTACGCATGCAGCGCCATTGTGAGAACGGAGAAAAGATTGCGCACTTCCTTCGTAATCATCCCAGGGTAGGCAAGGTATACTGGTGCGGATTCCCGGACCATGCCGGTTATGCCATTGCTCAGAAACAGATGCGTGGCTTTGGCGGTATGATGAGCTTTACCCTGAAAGATGACAGCGTGGAAACAGCCATGAAGCTGCTGTCTTCCACCCATCTCTTCTCCCTGGCCGAAAGCCTGGGCGGTGTAGAGTCCCTGATCAATCACCCCGCTTCCATGACCCATGCCTCCATTCCCCGCGAAGAAAGGATCAGGAATGGTCTTTCCGATTCGCTGATCCGGTTGAGTGTTGGTATTGAAGACGCCGACGACCTGATAGAAGACCTGCGGCAGGCCATTGAAAAATAA